The following proteins are co-located in the Calliphora vicina chromosome 2, idCalVici1.1, whole genome shotgun sequence genome:
- the LOC135951373 gene encoding ral GTPase-activating protein subunit beta isoform X2: MYGEWVSLSAQISANSGGAQSYSVLNKFPASAGREVAVSVVKQLATNLGITQNAEPSHLVKDEEVNWCMDVICFGLSLPLQEHETIKDCVNVYCEWMTALHPQPKISVPKPICEDANMYCRKIINHFHNLFVPRDGESIDTINRQAVLCHRVLRTLQQTAQISQTMDRETWESLLLFLLAINETLLAPPTIKDDVGDQLCERVLQVLFEVWLLACVRCFPSPSLWKTLQESCAMWRHRVALVDQWNRVNLALTARLLEFTYGPAFPELKISEEDAQLIPVGMTNDCVAQTWYRFLRTIGNPTALCSPHIISKSSHFVQWALTHDKGAETYQHPCLQALPLIFLKAIKGISSQVDAFLGIFVPHVRTAEDGITNLMDIRLALNEATTNGTTTNTSASTHQHHHHHSFFHHHGSISIHMNNSNITNNNSQSAMQHQNQSAQHSHIHNFISGSASSAFNAIMGHHHHHGSSGGVATGSTTNVPSPSTASVNIGNTSSTGATAASGSQSAGVLGSISFGLPSTSAGAGQDQLPSQNLPHSPTPPLQRRLAKSFSVAPNLTQQKGLSKSALIGLTSSRSSTAAAPAPLTPTSGPPSSSSLSSLPSLGLEQRPPLAAARPKCNSILHLFGEWLFEAAHIGGDSWLINTKKQASEASKRPSSMIMENRKGSISLSQPNSLNDPSSLPPTLTIDKYESGRAEAIGTLCKIFCAKKTGEEILPVYLARFYMALQQCLKITENKECDETLSSILLNSADLFRLDLDGIHVLLPSFIAALEIVLPAKDLKIKTQAMQFNKIELRRSAIQILLSILTLPLHFQTLPIRDLTNESSEKVVTFIQLKPRLINILMNALQVETDAQNTHMLLGGLLLTVQDAVTFEDTESLTADHNLHHGSPSPGQGNAETNVLSSACSERSASIASVGNSSLGAHSTVTIGNSVAAGSSTAADSYHGSATLNARDNTSQHEYPSLTLFDDLPLEVLHEYETATGYDNAHALFVHATYLVCHRLISSWRTDLNVSLAALELLSGLARLFIRDSVKIEEPSQNLTIISTDALECKRAVKWICDYICYQCSRPPPAHSKDLHSTIVAAFQCTSAWLMQHPYLLQDKDCLQTVLEVVELGISGTKSIGKSGDIPKFKDEKELKPASMRVRDAAEALLTIILEQVGYFPSECGPESISSLLDEVALMKHCNSLDSTNSSSITTEQAISKFKYFVTENSTILALLEEPLGNDQDPQPTVTLLIRGPFGRHAWTMQLRHLPRSKSGTKYHAVNPGRPIPMNEVPQRIEFDQKHFPEGVEKVTPCVADFSIPTFEQIREQYGQDNIKQLETMLENQTIQEKLAWAETDNSSDSLSHAQESCPPSVCHEFQAARLFLSHFGFLTFEERNPNSPAETLGAPPQRPLIVLDTKRTNFAAELNALDKLSARTYDTVHVFYVKSGQTTADEIVGNMNEENIRTLDPHFGNMLLTLGWPVDIAEHSGWSGLVSTSWSLKTATQKSEDKPQNRSQPLDMKFNGESKVLYWADVASEIAFVVPTEWNLRSDTDGCCVSSSSTDQSTNVWSRSTETNSTLGEANKNVPQRSRNMSLELDKSKDPVPPTRRKANAMKPSLLAQPPAKIYLVWLESFEDLLNFPIEDLLPYTKTGEEANILQIPRACDVHVIFIHALQSGLLRVKLQGPPGRMSFATPLVDGMVLSRRVVGNLVRQTAHNMAKRRRLDNEGFQPPHVRRRLKVQDIVQKYKMDLSEPELLAHLFKSSF, encoded by the exons atgtatggcGAATGGGTGTCTCTATCGGCACAAATATCTGCTAATAGTGGAGGTGCTCAAAGCTATAGCGTTCTGAATAAATTTCCTGCTAGCGCTGGTCGTGAAGTTGCTGTATCTGTGGTCAAACAATTGGCCACAAACTTGGGTATTACTCAGAATGCTGAACCAAGTCATTTGGTTAAAGATGAAGAg GTTAATTGGTGTATGGATGTCATTTGCTTTGGCTTATCATTACCGCTGCAAGAGCACGAAACCATTAAGGATTGCGTGAATGTATATTGTGAATGGATGACTGCATTGCATCCGCAACCTAAAATAAGTGTTCCCAAGCCGATATGTGAAGATGCCAATATGTATTGTCGCAAAATAATTAACCATTTTCATAATCTTTTCGTACCACGAGATGGCGAAA GCATTGATACCATTAATCGCCAGGCTGTTTTATGTCATCGTGTTTTACGTACTCTACAACAGACGGCACAGATTTCCCAAACTATGGATCGTGAAACATGGGAGTCTCTGTTACTGTTTCTTTTGGCTATAAATGAAACTTTATTGGCACCACCCACCATTAAAGACGATGTTGGTGATCAATTGTGTGAGAGAGTTTTACAGGTGCTTTTTGAAGTTTGGCTTTTGGCTTGCGTAAGATGTTTTCCCTCACCCTCATTGTGGAAAACATTGCAGGAGTCTTGTGCTATGTGGCGTCATCGTGTGGCTTTAGTAGACCAATGGAATCGTGTTAATTTGGCTTTAACTGCAAGACTGTTGGAATTTACTTATGGTCCTGCTTTTCCGGAactgaaaatat cCGAAGAAGATGCTCAACTAATACCAGTTGGCATGACTAATGATTGTGTAGCCCAAACTTGGTATCGCTTTTTGCGTACTATTGGCAATCCCACAGCTCTATGTTCACCACATATTATCAGCAAATCTTCTCACTTTGTTCAGTGGGCTTTAACTCACGACAAAGGTGCCGAAACTTATCAACATCCTTGTCTACAAGCTCTACCCTTAATATTTCTAAAAGCTATTAAGGGTATTTCTAGTCAAGTTGATGCATTTTTAG gtatttttgtACCACATGTACGTACAGCTGAAGATGGTATTACCAATTTAATGGACATACGTTTAGCCCTAAATGAGGCCACCACAAATGGTACAACCACAAACACTTCAGCATCAACACATCAGCATCATCACCACCATAGTTTTTTTCACCATCATGGCAGTATTAGTATACACATGAATAATAGtaatataacaaataataatagtCAATCGGCTATGCAACACCAAAACCAATCGGCACAACATTCCCatattcataatttcataagtGGCTCGGCTAGTTCAGCATTTAATGCTATAATGGGACATCACCATCATCATGGTAGCAGTGGTGGTGTTGCAACTGGCTCCACCACTAATGTACCATCTCCATCGACGGCGAGTGTTAATATTGGAAATACTTCTTCGACTGGCGCAACTGCGGCAAGTGGTAGTCAATCTGCTGGTGTTTTAGGTTCTATATCGTTTGGTCTGCCTTCAACAAGTGCAGGTGCTGGGCAAGATCAATTGCCGTCGCAGAATTTACCACATTCTCCTACGCCACCATTGCAAAGACGCTTGGCAAAAAGTTTCAGTGTTGCGCCAAATTTAACACAACAAAAGG gtctTAGTAAATCAGCTCTAATTGGTTTGACGAGTTCTCGTTCATCTACAGCTGCTGCTCCAGCACCTCTGACTCCAACTTCAGGACCACCCTCTAGCAGTAGCTTGAGTT CTTTACCCTCTTTGGGCTTAGAACAAAGACCACCATTAGCTGCTGCTAGACCTAAATGCAACAGCATTTTGCACTTATTTGGTGAATGGTTATTTGAAGCAGCCCATATTGGTGGCGATTCCTGGTTAATAAATACTAAAA AACAAGCTTCTGAGGCCAGTAAACGTCCTTCCTCTATGATTATGGAGAATCGTAAGGGTAGCATATCTTTATCGCAACCTAACTCTTTAAATGATCCTTCAAGTTTGCCTCCCACATTAACTATAGATAAATATGAATCGGGTAGGGCTGAAGCAATTGGtacattgtgtaaaattttcTGTGCTAAAAAGACGGGCGAAGAAATTTTACCCGTTTATTTGGCTCGTTTTTATATGGCCCTACAGCAATGCTTAAAAATTACCGAAAATAAAGAATGTGATGAAACTTTGTCCAGCATCTTACTTAATTCGGCAGATCTATTTCGTTTAGATTTAGATGGCATTCACGTTTTATTGCCCTCATTTATAGCTGCTTTAGAAATTGTTTTGCCAGCCAAAGATTTGAAAATCAAAACTCAAGCTatgcaatttaataaaattgagtTGAGAAGATCAGCTATACAAATTTTACTATCGATTTTAACATTGCCGCTACATTTTCAAACGCTGCCCATAAGGGATCTAACAAATGAGTCTTCGGAAAA AGTTGTCACTTTTATTCAACTAAAACCCCGATTGATTAATATTCTAATGAATGCTTTGCAAGTGGAAACCGATGCTCAAAATACTCACATGTTATTAGGTGGTCTTTTGTTGACAGTACAAGATGCTGTTACCTTTGAGGATACCGAATCTTTAACGGCTGATCATAATCTGCATCATGGTTCACCCTCTCCTGGCCAGGGAAATGCTGAAACAAATGTTTTAAGTTCAG CTTGTTCGGAGCGTTCCGCTTCAATAGCTAGTGTTGGTAATAGTAGCTTAGGTGCTCATAGTACCGTCACTATTGGCAATTCAGTAGCTGCTGGTAGTTCAACGGCAGCCGATTCATATCATGGTTCGGCCACATTAAATGCCCGTGATAATACATCACAACATGAATATCCCAGTTTAACACTATTTGATGATTTACCACTGGAAGTATTACATGAATATGAAACAGCTACTGGTTatg ATAATGCTCATGCTCTGTTTGTTCATGCCACCTATTTGGTGTGCCATCGTTTGATTTCATCTTGGCGTACTGACTTAAATGTTTCATTGGCTGCCTTGGAATTGCTTTCGGGATTGGCTCGTTTGTTTATAAGAGACTCgg TAAAAATTGAAGAACCAAGTCAAAATCTTACGATAATTTCCACAGACGCCTTGGAATGTAAGCGTGCAGTTAAATGGATTTGCGACTACATCTGTTACCAATGTTCTCGTCCACCACCGGCTCACAGTAAAGATCTACACAGTACCATAGTGGCAGCCTTTCAATGTACTTCTGCTTGGCTTATGCAGCATCCGTATCTGCTACAGGACAAGGATTGCCTGCAAACTGTTTTAGAAGTGGTCGAATTGGGCATTTCGGGTACAAAAAGTATTGGAAAATCTGGAGATATACCCAAGTTTAAGGATGAAAAGGAATTGAAACCAGCCTCAATGCGTGTGCGTGATGCTGCCGAAGCTTTGTTGACTATAATATTGGAACAAGTTGGTTATTTTCCCAGTGAATGCGGTCCGGAATCTATATCTTCACTATTGGATGAAGTGGCTTTAATGAAACACTGTAACTCTTTGGATTCTACCAATAGTTCTTCGATCACCACGGAACAAGCCAtttcaaagtttaaatattttgtaacagaAAACTCTACGATTTTGGCTTTGTTGGAGGAACCTTTGGGCAACGACCAAGATCCCCAGCCCACTGTAACAT TATTAATTCGCGGCCCCTTTGGACGTCATGCCTGGACAATGCAATTGCGTCATTTGCCCCGCAGTAAATCTGGCACAAAATATCATGCTGTCAATCCCGGACGACCCATACCCATGAATGAAGTACCACAGCGTATTGAATTTGATCAGAAACATTTTCCCGAAGGCGTTGAAAAAGTTACACCCTGTGTAGCAGACTTCTCTATACCCACTTTCGAACAGATACGCGAACAATATGGCCAagataatataaaacaattggAAACTATGCTGGAAAATCAAACTATACAGGAAAAATTGGCATGGGCTGAAACTGATAACAGTTCGGATTCTTTATCACATGCTCAGGAAAGTTGTCCACCTTCCGTGTGTCACGAATTTCAAGCAGCCCGTTTGTTTCTATCGCATTTCGGATTTCTAACCTTTGAGGAGAGAAATCCAAATAGTCCGGCAGAAACATTGGGAGCTCCGCCTCAAAGACCCTTAATTGTATTGGATACGAAACGTACCAACTTTGCTGCTGAATTGAATGCTTTGGACAAGTTGAGTGCCAGAACTTATGATACTGTTCatgtattttatgttaaatcTGGCCAAACCACAGCTGATGAAATAGTGGGCAATATGAATGAAGAAAATATACGCACATTGGATCCACATTTTGGCAATATGTTATTGACTTTAG GTTGGCCCGTTGATATAGCTGAGCATTCTGGCTGGTCTGGTTTAGTTTCCACTTCCTGGTCCCTAAAGACTGCTACACAAAAGTCTGAAGATAAACCCCAAAATCGATCTCAACCCCTGGATATGAAGTTCAATGGTGAATCCAAAGTTTTATATTGGGCTGATGTGGCTTCCGAAATCGCTTTTGTAGTACCCACAGAATGGAACTTACGTTCCGATACAGATGGTTGCTGTGTTTCTTCGAGTTCCACAGATCAATCGACAAATGTTTGGTCACGTAGCACTGAAACGAATTCGACTTTGGGCgaagcaaataaaaatgttccaCAAAGATCACGAAATATGTCATTGGAATTGGATAAGTCTAAAGATCCTGTGCCACCGACTAGACGCAAGGCTAACGCTATGAAACCTTCATTGTTGGCTCAACCACcagcaaaaatttatttagtttggcTGGAATCCTTTGAGGATCTCTTGAATTTTCCAATTG agGATTTATTGCCGTATACAAAAACGGGAGAAGaagcaaatattttacaaataccACGAGCCTGTGatgttcatgttatttttatacatGCTTTGCAATCTGGCCTCTTAAGAGTCAAGTTGCAAGGTCCTCCAGGTCGTATGAGTTTTGCCACACCTTTGGTAGATGGCATGGTATTAAGCCGAAGAGTAGTGGGTAATCTTGTGAGACAGACAGCTCACAATATGGCTAAAAGAAGGCGCTTAGACAATGAAGG ttTCCAGCCACCCCATGTTAGACGTCGTCTGAAAGTACAGGacattgtacaaaaatataaaatggatTTGTCTGAGCCAGAACTGTTGGCTCATCTTTTTAAATCCTCATTTTAA
- the LOC135951373 gene encoding ral GTPase-activating protein subunit beta isoform X1, with protein sequence MYGEWVSLSAQISANSGGAQSYSVLNKFPASAGREVAVSVVKQLATNLGITQNAEPSHLVKDEEVNWCMDVICFGLSLPLQEHETIKDCVNVYCEWMTALHPQPKISVPKPICEDANMYCRKIINHFHNLFVPRDGESIDTINRQAVLCHRVLRTLQQTAQISQTMDRETWESLLLFLLAINETLLAPPTIKDDVGDQLCERVLQVLFEVWLLACVRCFPSPSLWKTLQESCAMWRHRVALVDQWNRVNLALTARLLEFTYGPAFPELKISEEDAQLIPVGMTNDCVAQTWYRFLRTIGNPTALCSPHIISKSSHFVQWALTHDKGAETYQHPCLQALPLIFLKAIKGISSQVDAFLGIFVPHVRTAEDGITNLMDIRLALNEATTNGTTTNTSASTHQHHHHHSFFHHHGSISIHMNNSNITNNNSQSAMQHQNQSAQHSHIHNFISGSASSAFNAIMGHHHHHGSSGGVATGSTTNVPSPSTASVNIGNTSSTGATAASGSQSAGVLGSISFGLPSTSAGAGQDQLPSQNLPHSPTPPLQRRLAKSFSVAPNLTQQKGLSKSALIGLTSSRSSTAAAPAPLTPTSGPPSSSSLSSLPSLGLEQRPPLAAARPKCNSILHLFGEWLFEAAHIGGDSWLINTKKQASEASKRPSSMIMENRKGSISLSQPNSLNDPSSLPPTLTIDKYESGRAEAIGTLCKIFCAKKTGEEILPVYLARFYMALQQCLKITENKECDETLSSILLNSADLFRLDLDGIHVLLPSFIAALEIVLPAKDLKIKTQAMQFNKIELRRSAIQILLSILTLPLHFQTLPIRDLTNESSEKVVTFIQLKPRLINILMNALQVETDAQNTHMLLGGLLLTVQDAVTFEDTESLTADHNLHHGSPSPGQGNAETNVLSSACSERSASIASVGNSSLGAHSTVTIGNSVAAGSSTAADSYHGSATLNARDNTSQHEYPSLTLFDDLPLEVLHEYETATGYDNAHALFVHATYLVCHRLISSWRTDLNVSLAALELLSGLARLFIRDSENLVKIEEPSQNLTIISTDALECKRAVKWICDYICYQCSRPPPAHSKDLHSTIVAAFQCTSAWLMQHPYLLQDKDCLQTVLEVVELGISGTKSIGKSGDIPKFKDEKELKPASMRVRDAAEALLTIILEQVGYFPSECGPESISSLLDEVALMKHCNSLDSTNSSSITTEQAISKFKYFVTENSTILALLEEPLGNDQDPQPTVTLLIRGPFGRHAWTMQLRHLPRSKSGTKYHAVNPGRPIPMNEVPQRIEFDQKHFPEGVEKVTPCVADFSIPTFEQIREQYGQDNIKQLETMLENQTIQEKLAWAETDNSSDSLSHAQESCPPSVCHEFQAARLFLSHFGFLTFEERNPNSPAETLGAPPQRPLIVLDTKRTNFAAELNALDKLSARTYDTVHVFYVKSGQTTADEIVGNMNEENIRTLDPHFGNMLLTLGWPVDIAEHSGWSGLVSTSWSLKTATQKSEDKPQNRSQPLDMKFNGESKVLYWADVASEIAFVVPTEWNLRSDTDGCCVSSSSTDQSTNVWSRSTETNSTLGEANKNVPQRSRNMSLELDKSKDPVPPTRRKANAMKPSLLAQPPAKIYLVWLESFEDLLNFPIEDLLPYTKTGEEANILQIPRACDVHVIFIHALQSGLLRVKLQGPPGRMSFATPLVDGMVLSRRVVGNLVRQTAHNMAKRRRLDNEGFQPPHVRRRLKVQDIVQKYKMDLSEPELLAHLFKSSF encoded by the exons atgtatggcGAATGGGTGTCTCTATCGGCACAAATATCTGCTAATAGTGGAGGTGCTCAAAGCTATAGCGTTCTGAATAAATTTCCTGCTAGCGCTGGTCGTGAAGTTGCTGTATCTGTGGTCAAACAATTGGCCACAAACTTGGGTATTACTCAGAATGCTGAACCAAGTCATTTGGTTAAAGATGAAGAg GTTAATTGGTGTATGGATGTCATTTGCTTTGGCTTATCATTACCGCTGCAAGAGCACGAAACCATTAAGGATTGCGTGAATGTATATTGTGAATGGATGACTGCATTGCATCCGCAACCTAAAATAAGTGTTCCCAAGCCGATATGTGAAGATGCCAATATGTATTGTCGCAAAATAATTAACCATTTTCATAATCTTTTCGTACCACGAGATGGCGAAA GCATTGATACCATTAATCGCCAGGCTGTTTTATGTCATCGTGTTTTACGTACTCTACAACAGACGGCACAGATTTCCCAAACTATGGATCGTGAAACATGGGAGTCTCTGTTACTGTTTCTTTTGGCTATAAATGAAACTTTATTGGCACCACCCACCATTAAAGACGATGTTGGTGATCAATTGTGTGAGAGAGTTTTACAGGTGCTTTTTGAAGTTTGGCTTTTGGCTTGCGTAAGATGTTTTCCCTCACCCTCATTGTGGAAAACATTGCAGGAGTCTTGTGCTATGTGGCGTCATCGTGTGGCTTTAGTAGACCAATGGAATCGTGTTAATTTGGCTTTAACTGCAAGACTGTTGGAATTTACTTATGGTCCTGCTTTTCCGGAactgaaaatat cCGAAGAAGATGCTCAACTAATACCAGTTGGCATGACTAATGATTGTGTAGCCCAAACTTGGTATCGCTTTTTGCGTACTATTGGCAATCCCACAGCTCTATGTTCACCACATATTATCAGCAAATCTTCTCACTTTGTTCAGTGGGCTTTAACTCACGACAAAGGTGCCGAAACTTATCAACATCCTTGTCTACAAGCTCTACCCTTAATATTTCTAAAAGCTATTAAGGGTATTTCTAGTCAAGTTGATGCATTTTTAG gtatttttgtACCACATGTACGTACAGCTGAAGATGGTATTACCAATTTAATGGACATACGTTTAGCCCTAAATGAGGCCACCACAAATGGTACAACCACAAACACTTCAGCATCAACACATCAGCATCATCACCACCATAGTTTTTTTCACCATCATGGCAGTATTAGTATACACATGAATAATAGtaatataacaaataataatagtCAATCGGCTATGCAACACCAAAACCAATCGGCACAACATTCCCatattcataatttcataagtGGCTCGGCTAGTTCAGCATTTAATGCTATAATGGGACATCACCATCATCATGGTAGCAGTGGTGGTGTTGCAACTGGCTCCACCACTAATGTACCATCTCCATCGACGGCGAGTGTTAATATTGGAAATACTTCTTCGACTGGCGCAACTGCGGCAAGTGGTAGTCAATCTGCTGGTGTTTTAGGTTCTATATCGTTTGGTCTGCCTTCAACAAGTGCAGGTGCTGGGCAAGATCAATTGCCGTCGCAGAATTTACCACATTCTCCTACGCCACCATTGCAAAGACGCTTGGCAAAAAGTTTCAGTGTTGCGCCAAATTTAACACAACAAAAGG gtctTAGTAAATCAGCTCTAATTGGTTTGACGAGTTCTCGTTCATCTACAGCTGCTGCTCCAGCACCTCTGACTCCAACTTCAGGACCACCCTCTAGCAGTAGCTTGAGTT CTTTACCCTCTTTGGGCTTAGAACAAAGACCACCATTAGCTGCTGCTAGACCTAAATGCAACAGCATTTTGCACTTATTTGGTGAATGGTTATTTGAAGCAGCCCATATTGGTGGCGATTCCTGGTTAATAAATACTAAAA AACAAGCTTCTGAGGCCAGTAAACGTCCTTCCTCTATGATTATGGAGAATCGTAAGGGTAGCATATCTTTATCGCAACCTAACTCTTTAAATGATCCTTCAAGTTTGCCTCCCACATTAACTATAGATAAATATGAATCGGGTAGGGCTGAAGCAATTGGtacattgtgtaaaattttcTGTGCTAAAAAGACGGGCGAAGAAATTTTACCCGTTTATTTGGCTCGTTTTTATATGGCCCTACAGCAATGCTTAAAAATTACCGAAAATAAAGAATGTGATGAAACTTTGTCCAGCATCTTACTTAATTCGGCAGATCTATTTCGTTTAGATTTAGATGGCATTCACGTTTTATTGCCCTCATTTATAGCTGCTTTAGAAATTGTTTTGCCAGCCAAAGATTTGAAAATCAAAACTCAAGCTatgcaatttaataaaattgagtTGAGAAGATCAGCTATACAAATTTTACTATCGATTTTAACATTGCCGCTACATTTTCAAACGCTGCCCATAAGGGATCTAACAAATGAGTCTTCGGAAAA AGTTGTCACTTTTATTCAACTAAAACCCCGATTGATTAATATTCTAATGAATGCTTTGCAAGTGGAAACCGATGCTCAAAATACTCACATGTTATTAGGTGGTCTTTTGTTGACAGTACAAGATGCTGTTACCTTTGAGGATACCGAATCTTTAACGGCTGATCATAATCTGCATCATGGTTCACCCTCTCCTGGCCAGGGAAATGCTGAAACAAATGTTTTAAGTTCAG CTTGTTCGGAGCGTTCCGCTTCAATAGCTAGTGTTGGTAATAGTAGCTTAGGTGCTCATAGTACCGTCACTATTGGCAATTCAGTAGCTGCTGGTAGTTCAACGGCAGCCGATTCATATCATGGTTCGGCCACATTAAATGCCCGTGATAATACATCACAACATGAATATCCCAGTTTAACACTATTTGATGATTTACCACTGGAAGTATTACATGAATATGAAACAGCTACTGGTTatg ATAATGCTCATGCTCTGTTTGTTCATGCCACCTATTTGGTGTGCCATCGTTTGATTTCATCTTGGCGTACTGACTTAAATGTTTCATTGGCTGCCTTGGAATTGCTTTCGGGATTGGCTCGTTTGTTTATAAGAGACTCgg AAAACTTAGTAAAAATTGAAGAACCAAGTCAAAATCTTACGATAATTTCCACAGACGCCTTGGAATGTAAGCGTGCAGTTAAATGGATTTGCGACTACATCTGTTACCAATGTTCTCGTCCACCACCGGCTCACAGTAAAGATCTACACAGTACCATAGTGGCAGCCTTTCAATGTACTTCTGCTTGGCTTATGCAGCATCCGTATCTGCTACAGGACAAGGATTGCCTGCAAACTGTTTTAGAAGTGGTCGAATTGGGCATTTCGGGTACAAAAAGTATTGGAAAATCTGGAGATATACCCAAGTTTAAGGATGAAAAGGAATTGAAACCAGCCTCAATGCGTGTGCGTGATGCTGCCGAAGCTTTGTTGACTATAATATTGGAACAAGTTGGTTATTTTCCCAGTGAATGCGGTCCGGAATCTATATCTTCACTATTGGATGAAGTGGCTTTAATGAAACACTGTAACTCTTTGGATTCTACCAATAGTTCTTCGATCACCACGGAACAAGCCAtttcaaagtttaaatattttgtaacagaAAACTCTACGATTTTGGCTTTGTTGGAGGAACCTTTGGGCAACGACCAAGATCCCCAGCCCACTGTAACAT TATTAATTCGCGGCCCCTTTGGACGTCATGCCTGGACAATGCAATTGCGTCATTTGCCCCGCAGTAAATCTGGCACAAAATATCATGCTGTCAATCCCGGACGACCCATACCCATGAATGAAGTACCACAGCGTATTGAATTTGATCAGAAACATTTTCCCGAAGGCGTTGAAAAAGTTACACCCTGTGTAGCAGACTTCTCTATACCCACTTTCGAACAGATACGCGAACAATATGGCCAagataatataaaacaattggAAACTATGCTGGAAAATCAAACTATACAGGAAAAATTGGCATGGGCTGAAACTGATAACAGTTCGGATTCTTTATCACATGCTCAGGAAAGTTGTCCACCTTCCGTGTGTCACGAATTTCAAGCAGCCCGTTTGTTTCTATCGCATTTCGGATTTCTAACCTTTGAGGAGAGAAATCCAAATAGTCCGGCAGAAACATTGGGAGCTCCGCCTCAAAGACCCTTAATTGTATTGGATACGAAACGTACCAACTTTGCTGCTGAATTGAATGCTTTGGACAAGTTGAGTGCCAGAACTTATGATACTGTTCatgtattttatgttaaatcTGGCCAAACCACAGCTGATGAAATAGTGGGCAATATGAATGAAGAAAATATACGCACATTGGATCCACATTTTGGCAATATGTTATTGACTTTAG GTTGGCCCGTTGATATAGCTGAGCATTCTGGCTGGTCTGGTTTAGTTTCCACTTCCTGGTCCCTAAAGACTGCTACACAAAAGTCTGAAGATAAACCCCAAAATCGATCTCAACCCCTGGATATGAAGTTCAATGGTGAATCCAAAGTTTTATATTGGGCTGATGTGGCTTCCGAAATCGCTTTTGTAGTACCCACAGAATGGAACTTACGTTCCGATACAGATGGTTGCTGTGTTTCTTCGAGTTCCACAGATCAATCGACAAATGTTTGGTCACGTAGCACTGAAACGAATTCGACTTTGGGCgaagcaaataaaaatgttccaCAAAGATCACGAAATATGTCATTGGAATTGGATAAGTCTAAAGATCCTGTGCCACCGACTAGACGCAAGGCTAACGCTATGAAACCTTCATTGTTGGCTCAACCACcagcaaaaatttatttagtttggcTGGAATCCTTTGAGGATCTCTTGAATTTTCCAATTG agGATTTATTGCCGTATACAAAAACGGGAGAAGaagcaaatattttacaaataccACGAGCCTGTGatgttcatgttatttttatacatGCTTTGCAATCTGGCCTCTTAAGAGTCAAGTTGCAAGGTCCTCCAGGTCGTATGAGTTTTGCCACACCTTTGGTAGATGGCATGGTATTAAGCCGAAGAGTAGTGGGTAATCTTGTGAGACAGACAGCTCACAATATGGCTAAAAGAAGGCGCTTAGACAATGAAGG ttTCCAGCCACCCCATGTTAGACGTCGTCTGAAAGTACAGGacattgtacaaaaatataaaatggatTTGTCTGAGCCAGAACTGTTGGCTCATCTTTTTAAATCCTCATTTTAA